Proteins from a single region of Geothrix sp. PMB-07:
- a CDS encoding NADH-quinone oxidoreductase subunit N gives MSLTPSQWAAMLPLIIPALGACLIAIMSLDKDQETTKWIRGAMYGTALLAVGASFWYLTDLWQTGAQPSFYQLRQDRLAQFTGIFVLVAAAMTILQSWDHFHQEGWVKGETLCLLLFSVTGLMLFATTSHFVVLFLALELFSIPLYALVGTVRARSESSEGGMKYFLTGAVASSCFLMGGVLIYGLSGSLDLAAAAYTLKAQGLAADPLVLAGAALMLLGFLFKVSAVPFHQWTPDAYEASPHPIAGFMSVATKGVAFIALLRIFPASLAPLGVVGVKMQAVVAVLAVATLVVGNLTALVQTNVKRMLAYSSISHAGYLLLGFVAGTPAAFAGVLFYLVIYLAMNMGAFGLLTAFGLVGEKTTFDDLRGLGWKRPAMGVAAVIFMLSLAGIPPMGGFYGKYMIFRELVATGHVGMAILGVLASLVSAYYYLRFLVALFLQAPSAEAERLASDRPAVHAPLAGATVLVCAVLVLAGGFLQTFLVDGFARRALVEGLGLGR, from the coding sequence ATGAGCCTCACTCCCAGTCAATGGGCGGCCATGCTGCCGCTGATCATTCCGGCCCTGGGGGCCTGTCTGATCGCTATCATGTCCCTCGACAAGGATCAGGAAACCACCAAGTGGATCCGGGGCGCCATGTACGGCACGGCGCTGCTGGCCGTGGGCGCCAGCTTCTGGTACTTGACGGATCTCTGGCAGACCGGCGCCCAGCCCAGCTTCTACCAGCTGCGCCAGGATCGTTTGGCCCAGTTCACGGGCATCTTCGTGCTGGTGGCCGCGGCCATGACCATCCTCCAGAGCTGGGATCACTTCCACCAGGAAGGCTGGGTGAAGGGCGAGACCCTCTGCCTGCTGCTGTTCTCGGTCACGGGCCTGATGCTCTTCGCCACCACGTCCCATTTTGTGGTGCTCTTCCTGGCCCTGGAACTCTTCAGCATCCCGCTTTATGCCCTGGTGGGCACGGTTCGGGCCCGCTCGGAAAGCTCCGAAGGCGGCATGAAGTATTTCCTCACGGGCGCTGTGGCCTCCAGCTGCTTCCTCATGGGCGGCGTGCTGATCTACGGACTCAGCGGCAGCCTCGACCTCGCTGCTGCGGCCTACACCCTCAAGGCGCAGGGGCTGGCCGCCGACCCCCTGGTGCTGGCGGGCGCGGCCCTGATGCTGCTGGGCTTCCTCTTCAAGGTCTCCGCGGTGCCTTTCCACCAGTGGACGCCGGATGCCTATGAGGCGTCTCCCCATCCCATCGCGGGGTTCATGTCCGTGGCCACCAAGGGCGTGGCCTTCATCGCCCTCCTCCGCATCTTCCCCGCGAGTCTGGCGCCCCTGGGCGTCGTGGGCGTGAAGATGCAGGCCGTGGTGGCGGTGCTGGCCGTGGCGACCCTGGTGGTCGGCAACCTCACGGCCCTGGTGCAGACCAACGTGAAGCGCATGCTGGCCTATTCCAGCATCAGCCACGCGGGCTACCTCCTGCTGGGCTTCGTGGCGGGCACCCCGGCCGCCTTCGCAGGCGTGCTGTTCTACCTGGTGATCTACCTGGCCATGAACATGGGGGCCTTTGGCTTGCTCACGGCCTTCGGGCTGGTGGGGGAGAAGACGACCTTCGACGACCTGCGGGGTCTGGGTTGGAAGCGGCCTGCCATGGGCGTGGCCGCGGTCATCTTCATGCTGAGTCTGGCGGGCATCCCCCCCATGGGCGGGTTCTACGGCAAGTACATGATCTTCCGTGAGCTCGTAGCCACGGGCCATGTGGGCATGGCCATCCTGGGCGTGCTGGCCAGCCTCGTCTCGGCCTATTACTACCTGCGCTTCCTGGTGGCCCTGTTCCTTCAGGCCCCCAGTGCCGAGGCCGAGCGCCTGGCCTCGGACCGCCCGGCGGTCCACGCCCCCCTGGCGGGTGCCACGGTGCT